A section of the Leptotrichia buccalis C-1013-b genome encodes:
- the mscL gene encoding large-conductance mechanosensitive channel protein MscL → MFKEFKEFISKGNVIDLAVGVIIGGAFGKIVTSLVDDMIMPIIGIILGKINFTGLKLVITPAQGNKPEVAVLYGNFIQNTVNFLIMAFVIFLMVKFINKLRKSDKEAEEAVKEEVPTKEEALLAEIRDILKTK, encoded by the coding sequence ATGTTTAAAGAATTTAAGGAATTTATTTCAAAAGGAAATGTGATAGATTTAGCAGTCGGAGTTATTATAGGAGGAGCATTTGGAAAAATTGTAACGTCATTAGTTGACGATATGATTATGCCAATTATAGGGATTATATTAGGAAAAATTAATTTTACTGGTTTAAAACTTGTTATTACTCCTGCTCAAGGGAATAAACCTGAAGTAGCAGTGTTATATGGTAACTTTATTCAAAATACTGTAAACTTTTTAATAATGGCTTTTGTTATTTTTCTAATGGTCAAATTCATTAATAAATTAAGAAAATCTGACAAAGAGGCTGAAGAAGCTGTTAAAGAAGAAGTTCCAACTAAAGAAGAGGCGCTGCTAGCAGAAATTAGAGATATTTTAAAAACTAAATAG
- a CDS encoding tyrosine-type recombinase/integrase has translation MHDFRHSHASYLLYKKVDIAAVSKRLGHKNIKVTLETYAHLIPKSNDYLQEVLDDICF, from the coding sequence ATTCACGACTTTAGACATTCGCATGCTTCTTATCTTTTATATAAAAAAGTCGATATTGCAGCCGTTTCAAAAAGGCTAGGACATAAAAATATAAAAGTAACTTTAGAAACTTATGCTCATCTAATACCTAAATCAAATGATTATTTACAGGAAGTATTAGATGATATTTGTTTTTAG
- a CDS encoding tyrosine-type recombinase/integrase, which translates to MTSDITFGNLYKEFITDFKVRARTSTVETRKLIVYKHILPFFENFKIRDITPKIIREWQNTLLNQNYSLSYLRTISQLLSSIFNYAERFYNLKNNPYKISGSIGSTERKKEFNIWTEEDFSIFIKEIKEPVFSIAFKILFLCGLRVGELLALTFEDINFKTNEIDINKTISRDITGTTIAPPKTKNSIRTIYCPEDLVKEIENYKNSFYEFNEKERLFPFSYDALRRRLVSVSKKCDLKQKEFTTLDIRMLLIFYIKKSILQPFQKG; encoded by the coding sequence TTGACTTCAGATATTACTTTTGGTAATTTATATAAGGAATTTATTACTGATTTTAAAGTTAGAGCTAGAACATCAACTGTAGAAACTAGAAAATTGATTGTATACAAACATATTTTACCGTTTTTTGAAAATTTTAAGATTAGAGATATTACACCTAAAATTATTCGAGAATGGCAAAATACGTTATTAAATCAGAACTATTCCTTGAGTTATTTAAGAACTATTTCTCAACTACTTTCTTCTATTTTTAATTATGCAGAAAGATTCTATAATTTGAAAAATAATCCCTACAAAATAAGTGGATCAATAGGAAGTACTGAAAGAAAAAAGGAATTTAATATATGGACAGAAGAAGATTTTTCTATTTTTATAAAAGAGATTAAAGAGCCTGTTTTTAGTATTGCATTCAAAATTTTATTTTTATGCGGATTGAGAGTTGGCGAACTATTGGCACTTACATTTGAAGATATTAATTTTAAAACCAATGAAATTGATATTAACAAAACAATTTCAAGGGACATTACTGGAACTACAATTGCTCCTCCCAAAACAAAAAATTCAATTCGTACCATTTATTGCCCTGAAGATCTTGTAAAAGAAATTGAAAATTATAAAAATTCTTTTTATGAATTTAATGAAAAAGAGAGATTATTTCCTTTTTCTTATGATGCTTTACGAAGAAGACTTGTTTCTGTTTCTAAAAAATGTGATTTAAAACAAAAAGAATTCACGACTTTAGACATTCGCATGCTTCTTATCTTTTATATAAAAAAGTCGATATTGCAGCCGTTTCAAAAAGGCTAG
- a CDS encoding toxin-antitoxin system YwqK family antitoxin — protein sequence MLKLFKQSRKSIIILFSCISTGIFSSAATVNKNIPVKRSSEYTSQSSRALSSYYSTVANVTISGNYATLKDTGQPFTGTYVEFNKIGRAQAVRNYQNGALNGPMFSYYDNGNISKVANYINGIREGEDIDFYGNGNSRTIRNYKNGMLNGDGYDFDEFGRLTSSVQYVNNARNGKELKLSNGIVTNENTYVNGQLNGKTKFYYSNGTVRVDGNYTRNLRDGKWTWNYENGTKKLIENYKNGTITDIIGYSRTGVKEREMKLDNGSGTFTQFYDNGKIKTQGTLRHYQPYGTWTFYSQEGYVTDTQGFY from the coding sequence ATGTTAAAATTATTTAAGCAATCAAGAAAATCGATAATAATTTTATTTTCGTGCATATCTACAGGTATTTTTTCATCAGCTGCAACTGTAAATAAAAATATTCCTGTCAAAAGAAGTAGTGAATATACTTCACAGTCTTCACGCGCATTAAGTTCATATTACAGTACTGTTGCTAATGTTACAATTTCTGGAAATTATGCAACTTTAAAAGATACTGGTCAACCATTTACTGGAACATATGTTGAATTTAATAAAATTGGTCGAGCACAAGCAGTAAGAAACTACCAGAACGGAGCATTAAACGGACCTATGTTTTCATACTATGACAATGGTAATATATCAAAAGTGGCTAACTATATAAACGGTATAAGAGAAGGCGAAGATATTGATTTTTATGGGAATGGTAATTCCCGAACAATTAGAAATTACAAAAACGGTATGCTAAATGGGGATGGGTATGACTTTGATGAATTTGGAAGACTAACTTCATCAGTACAGTATGTAAACAACGCCAGAAATGGAAAGGAACTAAAACTTTCAAACGGAATTGTTACAAATGAAAATACCTATGTCAATGGACAATTAAACGGAAAAACTAAATTTTATTATTCTAATGGAACCGTACGTGTGGATGGAAATTATACCCGAAATTTAAGAGATGGAAAATGGACTTGGAACTATGAAAATGGTACAAAAAAATTAATCGAAAATTATAAAAATGGTACAATTACAGATATTATAGGTTATTCCAGAACAGGTGTAAAAGAACGTGAAATGAAGCTAGATAATGGAAGTGGTACTTTTACTCAATTCTATGACAACGGGAAAATAAAGACACAAGGAACTTTAAGACATTATCAGCCTTATGGAACTTGGACTTTTTACAGTCAAGAAGGTTATGTAACCGATACTCAAGGATTTTATTAA
- a CDS encoding pyridoxal phosphate-dependent aminotransferase codes for MKKFSDRVLNMQYSPIRKLVPYIDEAKKSGVKVYQLHIGQPDVETPDTFFEGLNNYKEKIVKYTNSAGIIELRESFSKSYAKVGIDVSPEEILITQGGSEAIQITLETICNPGDEVLVPEPYYTNYDSFLRIADAKLVPIETSIENHYHLPEKEEIEKLITPKTKAIMFSNPSNPTGIVFKKEEMELIKEIAIKHDLFIITDEVYRQFIYDEEIEKSYQSFMSIEEIQDRVVLVDSISKHYSACGARIGVIASKNKDFMAQALKFCQARLSVSTIEQYASTNLINTLDTYIDNTKLEYKVRRDMIYNNIIKIPGVITYKPSSALYLIAELPVDDIEKFATWLLTEFRYENQTLSFAPGPGFYTTPGKGTKEARFSFCTHNLIEIENGMKVLEKALEEYNKLNK; via the coding sequence ATGAAAAAATTTTCAGACAGAGTTTTAAATATGCAGTATTCACCAATTAGAAAATTAGTGCCGTATATTGATGAAGCAAAGAAATCTGGTGTTAAAGTATATCAGTTACATATAGGACAGCCTGATGTGGAAACGCCAGATACGTTTTTTGAAGGATTAAATAATTATAAGGAAAAAATTGTTAAATATACAAATTCAGCAGGAATAATCGAATTAAGAGAATCTTTTTCAAAATCTTATGCAAAAGTTGGAATTGATGTTTCGCCTGAAGAAATTTTAATTACTCAAGGTGGGAGCGAAGCTATCCAGATTACATTAGAAACCATTTGTAATCCAGGAGATGAAGTTTTGGTTCCAGAGCCATATTATACAAATTATGATAGTTTTTTGAGAATTGCTGATGCAAAATTAGTTCCGATTGAAACTTCAATTGAAAATCATTATCATTTACCAGAAAAAGAAGAAATAGAAAAATTAATTACTCCAAAAACGAAAGCAATAATGTTTTCAAATCCAAGTAATCCAACTGGAATTGTTTTCAAAAAGGAAGAAATGGAGTTAATAAAGGAAATTGCCATAAAACATGACTTGTTTATTATTACCGATGAAGTTTATAGACAATTTATTTATGATGAAGAAATTGAAAAAAGTTACCAGTCATTTATGTCCATTGAAGAAATTCAAGATAGAGTAGTTTTAGTTGACAGTATTTCAAAACATTATAGCGCATGTGGAGCTAGAATAGGAGTTATTGCCTCTAAAAATAAAGATTTTATGGCACAAGCGCTAAAATTTTGCCAAGCAAGATTATCAGTTTCTACAATTGAGCAATATGCAAGTACAAACTTAATTAATACTTTAGATACTTATATTGACAATACAAAATTAGAATACAAAGTAAGAAGAGATATGATTTATAATAATATTATAAAAATACCAGGAGTTATAACTTACAAACCAAGCAGCGCATTATATTTGATAGCAGAATTGCCAGTAGATGATATCGAAAAATTTGCTACTTGGTTACTGACAGAATTTAGATATGAAAATCAGACGTTATCATTTGCACCAGGACCAGGATTTTATACAACGCCGGGGAAAGGTACAAAAGAAGCTAGATTTTCGTTTTGTACACATAATTTGATTGAAATTGAAAATGGAATGAAGGTGCTGGAAAAGGCATTAGAAGAGTATAATAAATTGAATAAATAA
- a CDS encoding N-acetylmuramoyl-L-alanine amidase encodes MKKNIKKLLFLISVLSIGNILNAYNDNSNSGSEVKKPPIEIRIDNGQGRTNESRNSSNTTARKGGTETISNSAGSITVDSSYTSKGQNYRQRFIILHYTAVNRDGSLRALTGNDVSSHYLVSDQKNDPVFYLVDENKRAWHAGASEWKTTKNLNDSSIGIEIVNNGDVSGRFEPFKDFQIKEVAVLVRHLIDKYEIPPTNILGHSDIAPQRKPDPGPLFPWEELNKKYNIGMWYDSSSKSMYESQYASTWDTIPAATVQAEFSKFGYAVNQTGRWDEQTKNIIKAFQYHFRPSKYDGKLDLETYAILKALNDKYNK; translated from the coding sequence ATGAAAAAAAATATAAAAAAACTATTATTTTTAATATCAGTATTATCTATTGGAAATATATTGAACGCATATAACGATAATAGCAATAGTGGTTCAGAAGTTAAAAAACCACCAATAGAAATACGTATTGACAATGGACAGGGCAGAACTAATGAATCGCGAAACAGTAGCAATACAACAGCAAGAAAAGGCGGGACTGAAACAATCAGCAATTCCGCTGGTTCAATAACGGTAGACTCGTCATACACTTCAAAAGGGCAAAACTATAGACAACGATTTATAATACTGCATTATACAGCGGTAAATAGAGATGGATCGCTTAGAGCCTTGACGGGTAATGACGTAAGTTCTCATTACTTGGTATCAGACCAAAAAAATGATCCTGTCTTTTATTTAGTTGATGAAAATAAAAGGGCATGGCACGCTGGGGCAAGTGAATGGAAAACTACTAAAAACTTAAATGATAGTTCAATTGGAATTGAAATTGTTAATAATGGAGATGTAAGTGGAAGATTTGAACCATTTAAGGATTTTCAAATAAAGGAAGTTGCAGTGCTTGTGAGACATTTAATTGATAAGTATGAAATTCCACCAACAAATATTTTGGGACATTCTGACATTGCTCCACAAAGAAAGCCTGATCCAGGTCCATTATTCCCATGGGAAGAACTAAATAAAAAATATAACATAGGAATGTGGTATGACAGTTCAAGTAAATCAATGTATGAAAGTCAATATGCAAGTACTTGGGATACTATACCTGCAGCGACAGTTCAAGCTGAATTTAGTAAATTTGGATATGCAGTGAATCAAACTGGAAGATGGGATGAACAAACAAAAAATATAATAAAGGCATTTCAATATCATTTCAGACCGTCTAAATATGATGGGAAACTTGATTTAGAAACATATGCAATTTTGAAAGCATTAAATGATAAATATAATAAATAA
- a CDS encoding RpiB/LacA/LacB family sugar-phosphate isomerase: MKIAMAGDHAGFNLKKEIKELLESQGHEVVDFGPFSEESCDLPDFIYPASLAVSKGEVDRGIFIDGVGYGSALIANKIYGVYAAICQDPFCAGLARSHSNTNVLCLGGKIIGSAIAQEIVKIWMTTDYLINEKKYTDRVDKVVSIAEKHIRKDV, translated from the coding sequence ATGAAAATAGCAATGGCTGGAGATCATGCTGGATTTAATTTAAAAAAAGAAATTAAGGAATTACTGGAGTCACAAGGACACGAAGTTGTAGATTTTGGACCTTTTAGTGAAGAATCTTGTGATTTGCCTGATTTTATCTATCCTGCTTCGCTCGCAGTAAGTAAAGGTGAAGTTGACAGGGGAATTTTCATTGACGGAGTTGGCTATGGAAGCGCCTTAATTGCAAACAAAATCTATGGTGTATATGCCGCTATTTGTCAAGATCCATTCTGCGCTGGGCTAGCCCGTTCCCACTCAAACACAAACGTACTTTGCCTTGGCGGAAAAATCATCGGTTCTGCCATCGCACAGGAAATCGTAAAAATATGGATGACTACTGATTATTTGATAAATGAGAAAAAATATACAGATAGAGTGGATAAAGTTGTGTCGATTGCTGAAAAACACATTAGAAAAGATGTTTAA
- the yhdJ gene encoding adenine-specific DNA-methyltransferase, with amino-acid sequence MEILNIFKNLSFTKMYNENAMAVLGDCLDILRSIEDNSVNLIFADPPYGIGKNFGNDSDFFKNKEEYFDWAKKWIDECMRILKEDGTMYFMTSTQFMPFLDMYVDDNYYVINRIIWTYDSSGVQAKTKFGSLYEPILMVTHSKKSKYTFNYQDILIETNTGAKRKLIDYRKTPPQPYNTKKVPGNVWDFSRVRYRMEEYENHPTQKPEELLKRIILASSNENDIVLDPFSGSFTTSAVAQKLNRKTIGIETNLEYFKIGLRRLNITDEYNGVKLEKDKSKKTKNKSKKDHISENQAI; translated from the coding sequence ATGGAAATATTAAACATATTTAAAAATTTATCGTTTACAAAAATGTATAATGAAAATGCTATGGCTGTACTAGGAGACTGTTTAGATATTTTACGTTCTATTGAGGATAACTCTGTTAATCTTATTTTTGCTGATCCCCCATATGGTATTGGAAAAAATTTTGGTAACGATAGTGATTTTTTTAAAAATAAGGAAGAGTATTTTGACTGGGCAAAAAAATGGATAGATGAATGTATGAGAATCTTAAAAGAAGATGGAACAATGTATTTTATGACTTCGACTCAATTTATGCCTTTTCTTGATATGTATGTTGATGATAACTATTATGTAATTAACAGAATTATATGGACTTATGATTCCTCTGGTGTTCAAGCCAAAACTAAATTTGGCTCTTTATATGAACCTATTTTGATGGTTACCCATTCTAAAAAAAGCAAATATACATTTAATTATCAAGATATTTTAATTGAAACCAATACTGGAGCTAAAAGAAAATTAATTGATTACAGGAAAACTCCTCCACAACCTTACAATACTAAAAAAGTTCCTGGAAATGTTTGGGATTTTAGCAGGGTTAGATACCGAATGGAAGAGTATGAGAATCATCCCACACAAAAGCCAGAGGAATTACTTAAAAGGATTATTTTGGCTTCAAGCAACGAAAACGATATTGTTTTAGATCCTTTTAGTGGTTCTTTTACAACTTCTGCTGTTGCTCAAAAATTAAATAGAAAAACGATTGGAATTGAAACTAATTTGGAATATTTTAAAATAGGGTTGAGAAGACTAAACATTACTGATGAATACAACGGTGTCAAACTTGAAAAAGACAAAAGTAAAAAAACAAAAAATAAATCAAAAAAAGATCATATTTCTGAAAATCAAGCTATATAA
- a CDS encoding epoxyqueuosine reductase QueH, with protein sequence MKNTDFEHKEIEESHIEKDIKNAKEILKRMNPNQKINYHTILTKLISDWENKDIRPKILIHSCCAPCSTYTLEFLTQYADVTVLFANNNIHPKAEYEKRALVQEEFIKKFNERTGNDVGFIEDEYKPMDFYKAVKGLENEKEGGARCTACFQMRLDIVAKKAQELGFDYFGSALTLSPHKNSQLINTLGLEIQEIFDVKYLPSDFKKNNGYKRSVDMCTEYDVYRQCYCGCIFAAMDQGIDLNEYK encoded by the coding sequence ATGAAAAATACTGATTTTGAACATAAGGAGATTGAAGAAAGCCATATTGAAAAAGATATAAAGAATGCAAAGGAAATTTTGAAAAGAATGAATCCTAATCAGAAAATCAATTATCATACAATTTTGACTAAACTAATTTCAGATTGGGAAAATAAGGATATTCGTCCAAAAATATTGATTCATAGCTGCTGTGCACCTTGTAGTACCTATACGCTGGAATTTTTAACGCAATATGCAGATGTGACGGTTCTGTTTGCAAATAATAACATTCATCCAAAGGCAGAATATGAAAAAAGAGCTTTAGTACAGGAGGAATTTATTAAGAAATTTAATGAGCGTACTGGAAATGATGTTGGATTTATTGAAGATGAATATAAGCCAATGGACTTTTATAAGGCTGTGAAAGGGCTGGAAAATGAAAAAGAGGGTGGAGCAAGATGTACTGCCTGTTTTCAGATGAGGCTTGACATTGTGGCAAAAAAGGCTCAGGAATTAGGATTTGACTATTTTGGAAGCGCTTTGACACTAAGTCCCCATAAAAACAGTCAATTAATAAATACATTGGGCCTAGAAATTCAGGAAATTTTTGATGTTAAATATCTTCCGTCTGATTTTAAGAAAAATAATGGATACAAACGTTCAGTTGATATGTGTACAGAATATGATGTGTATAGGCAATGTTATTGTGGCTGTATTTTTGCTGCAATGGATCAGGGGATTGACTTGAATGAGTATAAATAG
- a CDS encoding tetratricopeptide repeat protein, translating to MGIFDFFKSSENKNKNKENNVDNEIKINNHQINKEIPDKNININVNKSSNNDSEPIENDNYADDFKEISYYDEFGKEFKMPKKDWLEKKLYPSIKKYWNNMDGLYPIIQDAFSKEIYPEIKEAVLRFYASDENFERKLILLGTYHIKTGAYKSAVELYEKNWNVNNSTEALCIAYAEALELFGKSSESEKKYYEALEINPNSATAFKKYFDIVKKRSKTEYENKLEKLSAIRGNWRAKMMQAVVYFKKNDKESGNACLLMALKESGYNSEVMYITSSIYILNELYEEFKQYVITYYNPEKHNVYTALNVLKYYKVKNMYKEGLELCKFTSKFPWIEHYKKFMYYEEYFWKAKVKNENKSDDEKQNKNRFFSTNKPLWYYEFNRPEFMLNQNKRIKPNILILTFTSIGEKSELAENLAVSLPLYLNENLHYKTNLNYQLAVAYSGESLFISKKRYSTDYMKLIRRQNNNLNFVLAGNILKMPNVEKYEIEIYLYDTFNEHKSSLINKIYDENTIYNVQNDLLKSVNNFFERSFSIKYEKNLNNLVLFSQKMKFLIQSKPHKKHQSWRYKKLLSDQIDAVLEDRNNDLKKINLLSLLYEIKQTNSQLLKFQKPLIYSMNIHGIFETQTLKILAPIIFKIYDDDVNFQANIEALNITDSNYLNWINKFSGD from the coding sequence ATGGGGATTTTTGATTTTTTTAAATCTTCTGAGAATAAAAATAAGAATAAAGAAAATAATGTCGATAATGAAATTAAAATTAATAACCATCAGATTAACAAGGAAATTCCTGACAAAAATATAAATATAAATGTAAATAAAAGTTCAAACAATGATTCGGAACCTATTGAAAATGACAACTATGCGGATGATTTCAAGGAAATTTCCTATTACGATGAATTTGGAAAAGAATTCAAAATGCCCAAAAAGGATTGGCTTGAAAAAAAATTATATCCATCAATAAAAAAATATTGGAATAATATGGACGGGTTATATCCTATAATACAAGATGCCTTTTCAAAGGAGATTTATCCTGAGATTAAGGAAGCTGTATTAAGATTTTATGCATCTGATGAAAATTTTGAAAGAAAATTAATTCTTCTCGGAACATATCATATAAAGACGGGAGCGTATAAAAGTGCAGTAGAACTGTATGAAAAAAACTGGAACGTCAATAACTCAACAGAAGCTCTTTGTATAGCCTATGCGGAAGCATTGGAGCTTTTTGGGAAATCATCAGAGTCAGAAAAGAAATATTATGAGGCACTCGAAATTAATCCAAATTCAGCTACCGCATTTAAAAAATACTTTGATATTGTAAAAAAGAGAAGTAAGACTGAATATGAAAATAAGCTGGAAAAACTTTCTGCAATAAGAGGAAACTGGCGTGCTAAAATGATGCAGGCGGTAGTTTATTTCAAGAAAAATGACAAGGAATCAGGAAATGCCTGCTTGTTAATGGCTCTTAAAGAGTCAGGATATAATTCTGAAGTAATGTATATAACATCAAGTATTTATATTTTAAATGAACTGTATGAGGAGTTTAAACAATATGTAATTACATATTATAATCCTGAAAAACATAATGTTTATACTGCATTAAATGTATTAAAGTATTATAAAGTAAAGAATATGTATAAGGAAGGGCTGGAACTTTGTAAATTTACATCTAAGTTTCCATGGATTGAACATTATAAAAAATTTATGTACTATGAGGAATATTTCTGGAAAGCAAAAGTTAAGAATGAAAATAAAAGTGATGATGAAAAACAAAATAAAAATAGATTCTTTTCAACAAATAAACCTTTATGGTATTATGAATTTAACCGTCCTGAATTTATGTTAAATCAAAATAAACGTATAAAGCCCAATATTCTTATTTTAACTTTTACATCAATTGGGGAAAAATCAGAACTGGCTGAAAATTTAGCTGTTTCACTGCCTTTATATTTAAATGAAAACTTGCATTATAAAACAAATCTGAATTATCAGCTGGCAGTTGCCTATAGTGGTGAAAGTCTTTTCATATCAAAGAAAAGATACAGTACAGATTATATGAAACTGATACGTAGGCAGAATAATAATTTAAATTTTGTTTTGGCTGGAAATATTCTTAAAATGCCAAATGTTGAAAAATATGAAATTGAAATTTATTTATATGACACATTTAATGAGCATAAATCAAGCTTAATTAATAAAATTTATGATGAAAATACAATTTATAATGTCCAAAATGATTTATTAAAATCAGTAAATAACTTTTTTGAAAGAAGTTTTTCTATAAAATATGAAAAAAATTTGAATAATTTAGTTTTGTTTTCACAAAAGATGAAATTTTTAATACAGAGCAAGCCTCATAAAAAACATCAATCGTGGAGATACAAAAAGTTGCTTTCAGATCAGATAGATGCTGTGCTTGAAGACCGAAATAACGATTTAAAGAAAATAAATCTGTTATCACTTTTATATGAGATAAAACAGACGAACAGCCAGCTGCTGAAGTTTCAAAAACCACTTATTTACAGCATGAACATTCATGGCATCTTTGAAACTCAGACGTTAAAAATATTGGCACCAATTATTTTCAAAATATATGATGATGATGTGAACTTTCAAGCTAATATAGAGGCTTTAAATATTACAGATTCAAATTATTTGAACTGGATAAATAAATTTTCGGGAGATTAA
- a CDS encoding FAD-dependent oxidoreductase has protein sequence MKVVVIGCTHAGTAAILNLRKINPNAEITVFERNDNISFLSCGIALYVGGVVKDPQGLFYCSPEKLRELNVDTRMRHEVKNVDIEGKKVRVVNLETGIEFNETFDKLIITSGSWPIIPPIEGIDLNNILLCKNYNHSNEIIERAKHSQKVVVVGAGYIGVELVEAFRDNGKEVVLVDAEERILSKYFDKEFTDVAEESFKHRGIVIATGEKVVKFEGSNGNVTKVVTDKNEYEADMVIMCVGFLPSTSLFKGQLEMLLNGAIKVDEYMRTSNKDVMAAGDCCSVFYNPLQKERYIPLATNAVRMGTLAGINLLENKVKHLGTQGTSGIKIYENNMAATGLTEESAKEEGIEVESVIAVDNYRPEFMPTYEKVTLKVVFEKNSRRILGAQLTSKIDLTQSINTLSVCIQNKMTVEELAFVDFFFQPHYNKPWNFLNLAGLNSLK, from the coding sequence ATGAAAGTAGTTGTAATTGGATGTACACACGCTGGTACAGCGGCAATTTTAAATTTGAGAAAGATAAATCCTAATGCGGAGATAACAGTATTTGAGAGAAATGATAATATTTCATTCTTATCTTGTGGAATTGCCTTGTATGTAGGAGGAGTTGTAAAAGATCCTCAAGGGCTGTTTTACTGTTCACCTGAAAAATTAAGAGAATTAAATGTTGACACTAGAATGAGACATGAAGTAAAGAATGTTGATATTGAAGGTAAAAAAGTAAGAGTTGTGAATTTGGAAACTGGAATTGAATTTAATGAAACTTTTGACAAATTGATTATCACATCTGGTTCTTGGCCTATTATTCCACCAATTGAAGGAATTGATTTAAATAATATCTTGCTTTGTAAAAATTATAATCATTCAAATGAAATTATTGAAAGAGCAAAACATTCACAAAAAGTGGTTGTTGTTGGAGCAGGATACATTGGAGTGGAACTTGTTGAAGCATTTAGAGATAATGGGAAAGAAGTTGTTTTAGTTGATGCAGAGGAAAGAATTTTGAGCAAATATTTTGACAAGGAATTTACAGATGTTGCTGAAGAATCGTTTAAACATAGAGGAATTGTAATTGCGACTGGGGAAAAAGTTGTTAAATTTGAAGGAAGCAATGGAAATGTAACAAAAGTAGTTACTGATAAAAATGAATATGAAGCAGATATGGTAATTATGTGTGTTGGATTCTTGCCAAGCACTTCATTGTTTAAAGGACAGCTTGAAATGCTTCTAAATGGAGCGATTAAAGTTGACGAATATATGAGAACAAGCAATAAAGACGTTATGGCTGCAGGAGACTGCTGTTCAGTATTCTATAATCCGCTGCAAAAAGAAAGATATATTCCACTTGCAACAAACGCTGTAAGAATGGGAACATTAGCAGGTATAAACTTGCTTGAAAATAAAGTTAAACATCTTGGGACACAAGGTACTTCAGGAATTAAAATTTATGAAAACAATATGGCTGCAACTGGATTAACAGAAGAAAGTGCAAAAGAAGAAGGAATAGAGGTTGAAAGCGTAATTGCAGTTGACAATTACCGTCCTGAATTTATGCCAACTTATGAAAAAGTAACATTAAAAGTAGTATTTGAAAAAAATAGTAGAAGAATTTTAGGAGCACAGTTAACTTCTAAAATTGACTTAACACAATCAATTAACACATTGTCAGTATGTATTCAAAATAAAATGACTGTAGAAGAATTGGCATTTGTAGACTTCTTCTTCCAACCTCACTATAACAAGCCTTGGAACTTCTTGAATTTAGCAGGATTAAATTCTTTAAAATAG